In Syngnathus scovelli strain Florida chromosome 10, RoL_Ssco_1.2, whole genome shotgun sequence, the following are encoded in one genomic region:
- the rpl36 gene encoding large ribosomal subunit protein eL36, translated as MAIRYPMAVGLNKGHKVTKNVTAPKHSRRRGRLTKHSKFVRDMIREVCGFAPYERRAMELLKVSKDKRALKFIKKRIGTHIRAKRKREELSNVLAAMRKAAAKKD; from the exons ATGGCTATTCGCTACCCGATGGCCGTTGGCCTCAACAAAGGCCACAAAGTCACCAAAAACGTTACCGCGCCCAAACACAGCCGCCGACGCGGG CGTCTGACCAAGCACAGCAAGTTTGTGCGGGACATGATCCGTGAGGTGTGTGGCTTTGCTCCCTACGAGAGGCGAGCCATGGAGCTGCTTAAAGTGTCCAAGGACAAGCGGGCGCTCAAGTTCATCAAGAAAAGG ATTGGCACCCACATCCGCGCCAAGAGAAAGCGTGAGGAGCTGAGCAACGTGCTGGCCGCCATGAGGAAGGCCGCTGCCAAGAAGGACTAA
- the cherp gene encoding calcium homeostasis endoplasmic reticulum protein isoform X2 translates to METPTPPEDQELRNVIDKLAQFVARNGPEFEKMTMDKQKDNPKFSFLFGGEYFSYYKCKLSLAQQQHPSTRDGEEYKSEELYNPGALDVLDIPPPPVAMMVPPPPSTSSSTPAATPAMDDLIQQSLWNLQHQEQHLHTLRQEQMSAAITTAAEQQIQKLMAETQLDVAEMDSLLQPIIDTCTKDAISAGKNWMFNNAKTAQHCELMTSHLRNRITAEGAHFELRLHLIYLTNDVLHHCQRKQQKDLLAALQKVVVPIYCTSFLAVEEEKQQKITRLLQLWEKNSYFDEDTIQQLQNPALGLGQYQASLITEYAGVVQPIQLAFQQQVQVLKNQHEEFVASLKQQPAADTDKPTTAPAAEVKPPMVVPPSGDFEEAPARPQDTGNPAASSDLPPKPAWYDSQHMGPWNPNQPPPFDPNQPPPPCPPWNSHEGIWNEQRETGNWSGAPPREGAPWSGPDPGPPSWNSYDQQPPWGNQPEQLPWGQREPPFPPRMQRPPHFRGPFPPHQQPPPFNQPPPPHSFGRFPSRFMPDDFPPRHHYERSPYTPHRFDYSQGDFPRDMPGPPPLPHHSNQRLPPSGMGGDHPPWGGAQHPDYGPPPPPHGFNGHSPHVRHRQPPVPVQDDPSLVPNVPYFDLPAGLMAPLVKLEDCDYKALDPKDIRLPPPMPPSDRLLAAVEAFYSPPSHDRPRNSEGWEQNGLYEFFRAKMRARRKKGQEKRNSVRMSSRSRSRSGSQGRSSSRSSSRSSKSRSKSRSRSRSRSRSRSSRSRSCSRSYSRSRSRSGSGSSRSRSHSRSRSRSPTRRHRRHKSRSASPPSTSSGSGAPSKGPLDSRLGEENKGHQLLMKMGWSGSGGLGAKEQGIQDPIKGGDIRDKWDQYKGVGVSLDDPYENYRRNKSFNFVARMKAREEVMRDPQEAPPAE, encoded by the exons ATGGAGACCCCCACACCCCCCGAAG ATCAAGAGCTACGCAACGTGATCGACAAGCTGGCCCAGTTTGTAGCCCGGAATGGTCCTGAGTTTGAGAAGATGACTATGGACAAGCAGAAGGACAACCCCAAGTTCTCCTTCCTGTTCGGCGGCGAGTACTTTAGCTACTACAAGTGCAAGCTGTCTCTGGCGCAGCAACAGC ATCCTTCTACCCGCGATGGGGAGGAATATAAATCTGAAG AACTCTACAACCCGGGCGCCTTGGACGTGCTGGACATCCCGCCGCCACCAGTGGCTATGATGGTGCCGCCGCCGCCCTCCACCTCCTCTTCCACCCCCGCCGCCACGCCTGCCATGGATGATCTCATCCAGCAGAGTTTGTGGAACCTGCAGCATCAGGAGCAACACCTGCACACGCTCAGACAG GAACAAATGAGCGCGGCCATCACGACGGCAGCTGAGCAGCAAATCCAGAAGTTGATGGCGGAAACTCAGCTGGACGTCGCCGAGATGGACAGCCTGCTGCAGCCCATCATCGACACTTGCACCAAAGACGCCATTTCA GCGGGGAAGAACTGGATGTTCAACAACGCCAAGACGGCGCAGCACTGCGAGCTGATGACGTCGCACCTTCGCAACCGTATCACCGCCGAGGGAGCGCATTTTGAGCTTCGCCTACACCTCATCTACCTGACCAACGACGTGCTGCATCACTG TCAGCGCAAGCAGCAGAAGGATTTGTTGGCAGCTCTGCAGAAGGTTGTGGTTCCAATCTACTGCACCAGTTTCTTGGCTGTGGAAGAGGAGAAGCAGCAGAAGATCACACGG TTGTTGCAGCTTTGGGAGAAAAACAGCTATTTTGATGAGGACACCATTCAGCAACTGCAGAATCCTGCTCTCGGTCTCGGCCAGTACCAG GCCTCGCTGATCACCGAGTACGCCGGCGTGGTGCAACCCATCCAGTTGGCCTTCCAGCAGCAGGTCCAAGTTCTCAAGAACCAGCACGAAGAGTTTGTAGCTAGCCTCAAGCAACAGCCGGCCGCCGACACGGACAAGCCCACCACCGCGCCCGCAG CTGAGGTGAAGCCCCCTATGGTGGTTCCTCCGTCAGGGGACTTTGAGGAAGCTCCAGCGAGACCCCAGGACACCGGCAACCCCGCTGCATCATCAGACCTTCCCCCAAAGCCCGCCTGGTACGACTCCCAGCACATGGGCCCGTGGAACCCCAACCAACCG CCTCCTTTCGACCCGAACCAGCCGCCACCTCCATGTCCGCCCTGGAACAGCCACGAGGGGATATGGAACGAGCAGAGGGAGACGGGCAACTGGAGCGGGGCTCCGCCCAGGGAAGGGGCACCCTGGAGCGGCCCCGATCCGGGTCCCCCTTCTTGGAATTCGTACGACCAGCAGCCTCCATGGGGGAACCAGCCCGAGCAGCTACCCTGGGGCCAGAGGGAGCCGCCCTTTCCGCCCCGCATGCAG AGGCCGCCCCACTTCAGAGGCCCCTTCCCCCCccaccagcagccaccgcccttCAACCAGCCCCCGCCGCCGCACTCTTTTGGGCGCTTCCCCTCGCGCTTCATGCCAGACGACTTCCCGCCACGACACCACTACGAGCGCTCGCCCTACACGCCCCACCGTTTCGACTACTCCCAGGGGGACTTCCCCAGGG ACATGCCAGGCCCGCCACCCCTTCCCCACCATTCCAACCAGAGACTCCCTCCCTCCGGCATGGGGGGTGACCATCCTCCGTGGGGGGGGGCCCAGCACCCGGACTACGGGCCGCCTCCTCCCCCCCACGGCTTCAACGGCCACTCACCGCACGTGCGCCACCGGCAGCCCCCGGTTCCCGTCCAGGATGACCCCAGCTTGGTGCCCAACGTCCCCTACTTCGACCTTCCTGCCGGACTCATGGCACCGCTAGTCAAA CTGGAGGACTGTGACTATAAAGCTCTCGATCCAAAAGACATCCGCCTGCCGCCACCCATGCCCCCCAGCGATCGGTTGCTGGCCGCCGTAGAAGCCTTCTATAGCCCCCCCTCCCACGACCGGCCCCGCAACAG TGAGGGATGGGAACAGAACGGCCTCTACGAGTTCTTCCGGGCCAAGATGAGAGCGCGCAGGAAAAAAGGTCAAGAGAAGCGCAACAG CGTTCGTATGAGCAGTCGTTCCAGAAGTCGCTCAGGCAGCCAGGGCAGATCTTCCTCACGGTCAAGTTCTCGCTCCTCCAAGTCGAGGTCCAAGTCCAGATCTAGGTCCAGATCCAGGTCCAGGTCTCGCTCCTCTCGATCCCGAAGCTGCTCGCGATCCTACTCGCGCTCCAG GTCCAGGAGCGGCTCTGGCTCATCTCGGAGTCGCTCTCACTCCAGGTCGCGTTCGCGCTCGCCCACTAGGAGGCACAGACGACATAAATCACGCAGCGCCTCACCACC CTCCACGTCATCCGGTAGCGGCGCCCCCTCCAAAGGTCCATTGGACTCTCGCCTGGGTGAAGAGAACAAAGGACATCAGCTCCTCATGAAGATGG GCTGGAGCGGCTCCGGTGGTCTGGGCGCCAAGGAGCAGGGCATCCAGGACCCTATCAAAGGAGGAGACATTCGCGACAAGTGGGACCAGTACAAGGGCGTCGGCGTCTCCCTGGACGACCCCTACGAGAACTATCGCAGAAACAAGAGCTTCAATTTTGTAGCACGCATGAAGGCGCGCGAGGAAG TGATGCGAGATCCTCAGGAGGCTCCTCCCGCAGAATGA
- the cherp gene encoding calcium homeostasis endoplasmic reticulum protein isoform X1: MARKLPTRQQKAHNSNQELRNVIDKLAQFVARNGPEFEKMTMDKQKDNPKFSFLFGGEYFSYYKCKLSLAQQQHPSTRDGEEYKSEELYNPGALDVLDIPPPPVAMMVPPPPSTSSSTPAATPAMDDLIQQSLWNLQHQEQHLHTLRQEQMSAAITTAAEQQIQKLMAETQLDVAEMDSLLQPIIDTCTKDAISAGKNWMFNNAKTAQHCELMTSHLRNRITAEGAHFELRLHLIYLTNDVLHHCQRKQQKDLLAALQKVVVPIYCTSFLAVEEEKQQKITRLLQLWEKNSYFDEDTIQQLQNPALGLGQYQASLITEYAGVVQPIQLAFQQQVQVLKNQHEEFVASLKQQPAADTDKPTTAPAAEVKPPMVVPPSGDFEEAPARPQDTGNPAASSDLPPKPAWYDSQHMGPWNPNQPPPFDPNQPPPPCPPWNSHEGIWNEQRETGNWSGAPPREGAPWSGPDPGPPSWNSYDQQPPWGNQPEQLPWGQREPPFPPRMQRPPHFRGPFPPHQQPPPFNQPPPPHSFGRFPSRFMPDDFPPRHHYERSPYTPHRFDYSQGDFPRDMPGPPPLPHHSNQRLPPSGMGGDHPPWGGAQHPDYGPPPPPHGFNGHSPHVRHRQPPVPVQDDPSLVPNVPYFDLPAGLMAPLVKLEDCDYKALDPKDIRLPPPMPPSDRLLAAVEAFYSPPSHDRPRNSEGWEQNGLYEFFRAKMRARRKKGQEKRNSVRMSSRSRSRSGSQGRSSSRSSSRSSKSRSKSRSRSRSRSRSRSSRSRSCSRSYSRSRSRSGSGSSRSRSHSRSRSRSPTRRHRRHKSRSASPPSTSSGSGAPSKGPLDSRLGEENKGHQLLMKMGWSGSGGLGAKEQGIQDPIKGGDIRDKWDQYKGVGVSLDDPYENYRRNKSFNFVARMKAREEVMRDPQEAPPAE, encoded by the exons atggcacgaaagttgcccacacgccagcagaaggcacacAATTCCA ATCAAGAGCTACGCAACGTGATCGACAAGCTGGCCCAGTTTGTAGCCCGGAATGGTCCTGAGTTTGAGAAGATGACTATGGACAAGCAGAAGGACAACCCCAAGTTCTCCTTCCTGTTCGGCGGCGAGTACTTTAGCTACTACAAGTGCAAGCTGTCTCTGGCGCAGCAACAGC ATCCTTCTACCCGCGATGGGGAGGAATATAAATCTGAAG AACTCTACAACCCGGGCGCCTTGGACGTGCTGGACATCCCGCCGCCACCAGTGGCTATGATGGTGCCGCCGCCGCCCTCCACCTCCTCTTCCACCCCCGCCGCCACGCCTGCCATGGATGATCTCATCCAGCAGAGTTTGTGGAACCTGCAGCATCAGGAGCAACACCTGCACACGCTCAGACAG GAACAAATGAGCGCGGCCATCACGACGGCAGCTGAGCAGCAAATCCAGAAGTTGATGGCGGAAACTCAGCTGGACGTCGCCGAGATGGACAGCCTGCTGCAGCCCATCATCGACACTTGCACCAAAGACGCCATTTCA GCGGGGAAGAACTGGATGTTCAACAACGCCAAGACGGCGCAGCACTGCGAGCTGATGACGTCGCACCTTCGCAACCGTATCACCGCCGAGGGAGCGCATTTTGAGCTTCGCCTACACCTCATCTACCTGACCAACGACGTGCTGCATCACTG TCAGCGCAAGCAGCAGAAGGATTTGTTGGCAGCTCTGCAGAAGGTTGTGGTTCCAATCTACTGCACCAGTTTCTTGGCTGTGGAAGAGGAGAAGCAGCAGAAGATCACACGG TTGTTGCAGCTTTGGGAGAAAAACAGCTATTTTGATGAGGACACCATTCAGCAACTGCAGAATCCTGCTCTCGGTCTCGGCCAGTACCAG GCCTCGCTGATCACCGAGTACGCCGGCGTGGTGCAACCCATCCAGTTGGCCTTCCAGCAGCAGGTCCAAGTTCTCAAGAACCAGCACGAAGAGTTTGTAGCTAGCCTCAAGCAACAGCCGGCCGCCGACACGGACAAGCCCACCACCGCGCCCGCAG CTGAGGTGAAGCCCCCTATGGTGGTTCCTCCGTCAGGGGACTTTGAGGAAGCTCCAGCGAGACCCCAGGACACCGGCAACCCCGCTGCATCATCAGACCTTCCCCCAAAGCCCGCCTGGTACGACTCCCAGCACATGGGCCCGTGGAACCCCAACCAACCG CCTCCTTTCGACCCGAACCAGCCGCCACCTCCATGTCCGCCCTGGAACAGCCACGAGGGGATATGGAACGAGCAGAGGGAGACGGGCAACTGGAGCGGGGCTCCGCCCAGGGAAGGGGCACCCTGGAGCGGCCCCGATCCGGGTCCCCCTTCTTGGAATTCGTACGACCAGCAGCCTCCATGGGGGAACCAGCCCGAGCAGCTACCCTGGGGCCAGAGGGAGCCGCCCTTTCCGCCCCGCATGCAG AGGCCGCCCCACTTCAGAGGCCCCTTCCCCCCccaccagcagccaccgcccttCAACCAGCCCCCGCCGCCGCACTCTTTTGGGCGCTTCCCCTCGCGCTTCATGCCAGACGACTTCCCGCCACGACACCACTACGAGCGCTCGCCCTACACGCCCCACCGTTTCGACTACTCCCAGGGGGACTTCCCCAGGG ACATGCCAGGCCCGCCACCCCTTCCCCACCATTCCAACCAGAGACTCCCTCCCTCCGGCATGGGGGGTGACCATCCTCCGTGGGGGGGGGCCCAGCACCCGGACTACGGGCCGCCTCCTCCCCCCCACGGCTTCAACGGCCACTCACCGCACGTGCGCCACCGGCAGCCCCCGGTTCCCGTCCAGGATGACCCCAGCTTGGTGCCCAACGTCCCCTACTTCGACCTTCCTGCCGGACTCATGGCACCGCTAGTCAAA CTGGAGGACTGTGACTATAAAGCTCTCGATCCAAAAGACATCCGCCTGCCGCCACCCATGCCCCCCAGCGATCGGTTGCTGGCCGCCGTAGAAGCCTTCTATAGCCCCCCCTCCCACGACCGGCCCCGCAACAG TGAGGGATGGGAACAGAACGGCCTCTACGAGTTCTTCCGGGCCAAGATGAGAGCGCGCAGGAAAAAAGGTCAAGAGAAGCGCAACAG CGTTCGTATGAGCAGTCGTTCCAGAAGTCGCTCAGGCAGCCAGGGCAGATCTTCCTCACGGTCAAGTTCTCGCTCCTCCAAGTCGAGGTCCAAGTCCAGATCTAGGTCCAGATCCAGGTCCAGGTCTCGCTCCTCTCGATCCCGAAGCTGCTCGCGATCCTACTCGCGCTCCAG GTCCAGGAGCGGCTCTGGCTCATCTCGGAGTCGCTCTCACTCCAGGTCGCGTTCGCGCTCGCCCACTAGGAGGCACAGACGACATAAATCACGCAGCGCCTCACCACC CTCCACGTCATCCGGTAGCGGCGCCCCCTCCAAAGGTCCATTGGACTCTCGCCTGGGTGAAGAGAACAAAGGACATCAGCTCCTCATGAAGATGG GCTGGAGCGGCTCCGGTGGTCTGGGCGCCAAGGAGCAGGGCATCCAGGACCCTATCAAAGGAGGAGACATTCGCGACAAGTGGGACCAGTACAAGGGCGTCGGCGTCTCCCTGGACGACCCCTACGAGAACTATCGCAGAAACAAGAGCTTCAATTTTGTAGCACGCATGAAGGCGCGCGAGGAAG TGATGCGAGATCCTCAGGAGGCTCCTCCCGCAGAATGA
- the cherp gene encoding calcium homeostasis endoplasmic reticulum protein isoform X3 — protein MARKLPTRQQKAHNSNQELRNVIDKLAQFVARNGPEFEKMTMDKQKDNPKFSFLFGGEYFSYYKCKLSLAQQQQLYNPGALDVLDIPPPPVAMMVPPPPSTSSSTPAATPAMDDLIQQSLWNLQHQEQHLHTLRQEQMSAAITTAAEQQIQKLMAETQLDVAEMDSLLQPIIDTCTKDAISAGKNWMFNNAKTAQHCELMTSHLRNRITAEGAHFELRLHLIYLTNDVLHHCQRKQQKDLLAALQKVVVPIYCTSFLAVEEEKQQKITRLLQLWEKNSYFDEDTIQQLQNPALGLGQYQASLITEYAGVVQPIQLAFQQQVQVLKNQHEEFVASLKQQPAADTDKPTTAPAAEVKPPMVVPPSGDFEEAPARPQDTGNPAASSDLPPKPAWYDSQHMGPWNPNQPPPFDPNQPPPPCPPWNSHEGIWNEQRETGNWSGAPPREGAPWSGPDPGPPSWNSYDQQPPWGNQPEQLPWGQREPPFPPRMQRPPHFRGPFPPHQQPPPFNQPPPPHSFGRFPSRFMPDDFPPRHHYERSPYTPHRFDYSQGDFPRDMPGPPPLPHHSNQRLPPSGMGGDHPPWGGAQHPDYGPPPPPHGFNGHSPHVRHRQPPVPVQDDPSLVPNVPYFDLPAGLMAPLVKLEDCDYKALDPKDIRLPPPMPPSDRLLAAVEAFYSPPSHDRPRNSEGWEQNGLYEFFRAKMRARRKKGQEKRNSVRMSSRSRSRSGSQGRSSSRSSSRSSKSRSKSRSRSRSRSRSRSSRSRSCSRSYSRSRSRSGSGSSRSRSHSRSRSRSPTRRHRRHKSRSASPPSTSSGSGAPSKGPLDSRLGEENKGHQLLMKMGWSGSGGLGAKEQGIQDPIKGGDIRDKWDQYKGVGVSLDDPYENYRRNKSFNFVARMKAREEVMRDPQEAPPAE, from the exons atggcacgaaagttgcccacacgccagcagaaggcacacAATTCCA ATCAAGAGCTACGCAACGTGATCGACAAGCTGGCCCAGTTTGTAGCCCGGAATGGTCCTGAGTTTGAGAAGATGACTATGGACAAGCAGAAGGACAACCCCAAGTTCTCCTTCCTGTTCGGCGGCGAGTACTTTAGCTACTACAAGTGCAAGCTGTCTCTGGCGCAGCAACAGC AACTCTACAACCCGGGCGCCTTGGACGTGCTGGACATCCCGCCGCCACCAGTGGCTATGATGGTGCCGCCGCCGCCCTCCACCTCCTCTTCCACCCCCGCCGCCACGCCTGCCATGGATGATCTCATCCAGCAGAGTTTGTGGAACCTGCAGCATCAGGAGCAACACCTGCACACGCTCAGACAG GAACAAATGAGCGCGGCCATCACGACGGCAGCTGAGCAGCAAATCCAGAAGTTGATGGCGGAAACTCAGCTGGACGTCGCCGAGATGGACAGCCTGCTGCAGCCCATCATCGACACTTGCACCAAAGACGCCATTTCA GCGGGGAAGAACTGGATGTTCAACAACGCCAAGACGGCGCAGCACTGCGAGCTGATGACGTCGCACCTTCGCAACCGTATCACCGCCGAGGGAGCGCATTTTGAGCTTCGCCTACACCTCATCTACCTGACCAACGACGTGCTGCATCACTG TCAGCGCAAGCAGCAGAAGGATTTGTTGGCAGCTCTGCAGAAGGTTGTGGTTCCAATCTACTGCACCAGTTTCTTGGCTGTGGAAGAGGAGAAGCAGCAGAAGATCACACGG TTGTTGCAGCTTTGGGAGAAAAACAGCTATTTTGATGAGGACACCATTCAGCAACTGCAGAATCCTGCTCTCGGTCTCGGCCAGTACCAG GCCTCGCTGATCACCGAGTACGCCGGCGTGGTGCAACCCATCCAGTTGGCCTTCCAGCAGCAGGTCCAAGTTCTCAAGAACCAGCACGAAGAGTTTGTAGCTAGCCTCAAGCAACAGCCGGCCGCCGACACGGACAAGCCCACCACCGCGCCCGCAG CTGAGGTGAAGCCCCCTATGGTGGTTCCTCCGTCAGGGGACTTTGAGGAAGCTCCAGCGAGACCCCAGGACACCGGCAACCCCGCTGCATCATCAGACCTTCCCCCAAAGCCCGCCTGGTACGACTCCCAGCACATGGGCCCGTGGAACCCCAACCAACCG CCTCCTTTCGACCCGAACCAGCCGCCACCTCCATGTCCGCCCTGGAACAGCCACGAGGGGATATGGAACGAGCAGAGGGAGACGGGCAACTGGAGCGGGGCTCCGCCCAGGGAAGGGGCACCCTGGAGCGGCCCCGATCCGGGTCCCCCTTCTTGGAATTCGTACGACCAGCAGCCTCCATGGGGGAACCAGCCCGAGCAGCTACCCTGGGGCCAGAGGGAGCCGCCCTTTCCGCCCCGCATGCAG AGGCCGCCCCACTTCAGAGGCCCCTTCCCCCCccaccagcagccaccgcccttCAACCAGCCCCCGCCGCCGCACTCTTTTGGGCGCTTCCCCTCGCGCTTCATGCCAGACGACTTCCCGCCACGACACCACTACGAGCGCTCGCCCTACACGCCCCACCGTTTCGACTACTCCCAGGGGGACTTCCCCAGGG ACATGCCAGGCCCGCCACCCCTTCCCCACCATTCCAACCAGAGACTCCCTCCCTCCGGCATGGGGGGTGACCATCCTCCGTGGGGGGGGGCCCAGCACCCGGACTACGGGCCGCCTCCTCCCCCCCACGGCTTCAACGGCCACTCACCGCACGTGCGCCACCGGCAGCCCCCGGTTCCCGTCCAGGATGACCCCAGCTTGGTGCCCAACGTCCCCTACTTCGACCTTCCTGCCGGACTCATGGCACCGCTAGTCAAA CTGGAGGACTGTGACTATAAAGCTCTCGATCCAAAAGACATCCGCCTGCCGCCACCCATGCCCCCCAGCGATCGGTTGCTGGCCGCCGTAGAAGCCTTCTATAGCCCCCCCTCCCACGACCGGCCCCGCAACAG TGAGGGATGGGAACAGAACGGCCTCTACGAGTTCTTCCGGGCCAAGATGAGAGCGCGCAGGAAAAAAGGTCAAGAGAAGCGCAACAG CGTTCGTATGAGCAGTCGTTCCAGAAGTCGCTCAGGCAGCCAGGGCAGATCTTCCTCACGGTCAAGTTCTCGCTCCTCCAAGTCGAGGTCCAAGTCCAGATCTAGGTCCAGATCCAGGTCCAGGTCTCGCTCCTCTCGATCCCGAAGCTGCTCGCGATCCTACTCGCGCTCCAG GTCCAGGAGCGGCTCTGGCTCATCTCGGAGTCGCTCTCACTCCAGGTCGCGTTCGCGCTCGCCCACTAGGAGGCACAGACGACATAAATCACGCAGCGCCTCACCACC CTCCACGTCATCCGGTAGCGGCGCCCCCTCCAAAGGTCCATTGGACTCTCGCCTGGGTGAAGAGAACAAAGGACATCAGCTCCTCATGAAGATGG GCTGGAGCGGCTCCGGTGGTCTGGGCGCCAAGGAGCAGGGCATCCAGGACCCTATCAAAGGAGGAGACATTCGCGACAAGTGGGACCAGTACAAGGGCGTCGGCGTCTCCCTGGACGACCCCTACGAGAACTATCGCAGAAACAAGAGCTTCAATTTTGTAGCACGCATGAAGGCGCGCGAGGAAG TGATGCGAGATCCTCAGGAGGCTCCTCCCGCAGAATGA